Genomic window (Pirellulales bacterium):
ATTTCGGTTTAATGCTGGCAGTAAGCGCATTTCGATTCCCCGCGCTTGTTCGGAAAAGCCGGGCGTGTCAAATTCTTGAAATGCCAACCATGTTTCCGGTTGCCACCTAGCATTGAAATGCTCATAACCTTTTGCGCTTTTAGAGTATTCTGCCAGAAGTTCCAATAATCCAATGGATTCCGCTATAGTGGGAATTCCTACCAATCGCCGGGCGTAAGAATCCCCTTGATCCGTCAATTTTTTATTTTCCCGCCCGTGGCACTTAATTAAGCCTTCGTGAATCAGGGATCCAACTAGCCGGTGGATCTCGACTTGCTGGGCGTTATTCCTGGCCCCAATTAGGGTTGAACTCCAGGGAATTCCTTTTTTTACAAAGGTTTTTCGCGCTCCGTAAATCAACGGACCATTTTCCAAAGGTTCCCGGCAGGGATAAAAAATTGCATCGGAAATTGCCAGAATCGAAACTAAGACGCTTTCCCGTTCCATATTCCCCCCTAACAGTTCATGTAATTCAGTGTGTGGCTGAAACTTTCTACTATTCCCGTAGGGGGCATGGGCAGTAACTCGCAGGAAGTACCTTTAAGCCGCCCTGGCCTAGTTAGGCGGCGGCCTTGGTTTGCTCGTCCAGGTCGGGCAATTCGGCGGGCGCTGGCTTCTCTTCTCTGTCCAGTTTTTCGGATATATCCAACAGGACAGCGGCCAAAGCATCCGCAATTTCAGGCGGCAATACCCTGTATTTCCCTGTTTTTTCCATGATTTAATGAACTTAAAATAACTATGTGTTGGGTGGTCGTGGGTTGCTCGGCCTTCATTTGGGCCAGCTGCCACCCTTCCGGTACCGTCGTCAGCATCCGCTTTTCAATCTGGATCTCTAAAAATGGATCGACTTCGGCCGCTCCGTCCGGTGCTGTCGTCGTGAATAAAATCGCCGCAAAATCCGCGGCGGTCTCGGCGGCGGCAATGACCGCCTCGGTGTACCGCCGCAAATTCGCAAATAGTCCTAAGGCCGGGGTTAACTCAGGAATGCCCCGCAGTTGACCTGGCCGCTCGATCCGGTACCAGTGGATCACACTGGCCGCATCGTAGGGCTTCGCCTGCGATTGGCCGTCGCTGGGATGCACGTCAAAAATTTGGTAACGCGTGGGATTCCCCACGGCGTCGTATTCGATCTCGTCGACCTGTTCCGCTTCGATCAATCGCAGGTCGAGTTGTTGTTCGGTCGGCAACAGTGGGTTACTGACCAGGATCGCAAAGGCCTCCCCGTCGCGCATCCGGGCTTGCCGCATGACGCGGAGTTTCTCGGCCAGGCGGACGGCCCGGCTCCAGGCCGACCATTGGTCACGCAACTGCCGGTTCCCCTCCCGCTGGGTGGTTTCGATCTGCAACCGCGGGCCGGTGCCGATCAGGTCGTTAGCGACCGTCAGGGCGATGCCGGCGGCATAACTGTTATTCGCGCACTCGTAACGGCAACGGTTCCGCAGTGTGCGGCGGACGGCCGGGCTATTGGCCCCCACGGCCGAAAGGTTGTCGGCGTTGGCCCAGTGGCGTTGGTTGTCGGCGTTCGTCTGGGCCGCGTCGTATTTCGCTCGCAGCGATCGGCGGGACGCGCTATAACGCGGCCGCGATCCGAGCAAACGGGAAAACCAACGCGTCCACGACATCAGTGGTCTCGGCGACGGAGTCGCCTCCTACATTTTTTATGATTGGCGTTAGCCGGCGCCGGGTGGCACGAGCTTGTTGAAGCGCAGACCGCGATGGGTCGGATTGGCCGTCGCGTCCTGGG
Coding sequences:
- a CDS encoding phage portal protein, with the translated sequence MSWTRWFSRLLGSRPRYSASRRSLRAKYDAAQTNADNQRHWANADNLSAVGANSPAVRRTLRNRCRYECANNSYAAGIALTVANDLIGTGPRLQIETTQREGNRQLRDQWSAWSRAVRLAEKLRVMRQARMRDGEAFAILVSNPLLPTEQQLDLRLIEAEQVDEIEYDAVGNPTRYQIFDVHPSDGQSQAKPYDAASVIHWYRIERPGQLRGIPELTPALGLFANLRRYTEAVIAAAETAADFAAILFTTTAPDGAAEVDPFLEIQIEKRMLTTVPEGWQLAQMKAEQPTTTQHIVILSSLNHGKNREIQGIAA